The Clostridioides difficile genome has a segment encoding these proteins:
- a CDS encoding site-specific integrase, with translation MATKRANGEGSIGKYKDGWRSRIMIGYNEDGKPIRKEFYGKTQKEVKDKLDAYKKQYYLSSDISDDKITLEHWFYNWLFEYRIKDLKPKSFERYESIYRNYIKDTDLGNVKLKDLRVSHIQKYYNRLLDFNKSIPTIRQINTKLKTCLSEAEKQGLIQRNYCTMVNIPVEKKENKLEILTLEQQKSFIKAIEEHKLEVLFLVALGTGLRLGELLGLKWFDIDFKNFNLTVKRTLQRTYFIDKNGNRELKVLEQEPKTSNSYRTVPIPKDVLNKLKEHKVNQNSDILKSGELYINNNYVFCNELGIPIDDKRPLRNLKSILNSLNIEPIKFHGLRKTYATRLFENDVPPKTVQVLMGHYDISITLNIYTQVMEDKKVEAVEKLDKIFSL, from the coding sequence ATGGCAACTAAAAGAGCTAATGGAGAAGGCTCTATCGGAAAATATAAAGATGGTTGGCGTTCCCGTATAATGATTGGCTATAATGAAGATGGTAAACCAATAAGAAAAGAATTTTATGGTAAGACTCAAAAGGAAGTTAAAGATAAACTAGATGCTTATAAAAAACAATATTATCTAAGCTCTGATATTTCAGATGATAAAATAACTTTAGAGCATTGGTTTTACAATTGGTTATTTGAATATAGAATAAAAGATTTAAAACCTAAGTCATTTGAAAGATATGAAAGCATCTATCGTAATTATATTAAAGATACTGATTTAGGTAACGTTAAATTAAAGGACTTAAGAGTATCTCACATACAAAAATATTACAATAGATTACTTGATTTCAATAAAAGTATACCTACTATAAGACAAATAAACACTAAACTGAAAACCTGCTTATCGGAAGCTGAAAAACAAGGTCTTATACAACGTAATTATTGTACTATGGTAAATATACCAGTTGAGAAAAAAGAAAATAAGCTTGAAATATTGACTCTTGAACAACAAAAGAGTTTTATAAAAGCTATAGAGGAGCATAAATTAGAAGTATTATTTTTGGTTGCTCTTGGTACTGGACTTAGATTAGGAGAATTATTAGGACTTAAATGGTTCGATATTGATTTTAAGAATTTTAATTTAACAGTTAAAAGAACTCTTCAAAGAACATATTTTATAGATAAAAATGGAAATAGAGAGCTTAAAGTATTAGAGCAAGAGCCAAAGACATCAAATTCTTACAGAACTGTACCTATTCCAAAGGATGTCTTAAATAAATTGAAAGAACATAAAGTAAATCAAAATTCAGATATATTAAAGTCTGGAGAATTGTATATAAATAATAATTATGTATTTTGCAATGAATTAGGCATCCCTATAGATGATAAAAGACCTTTAAGGAATTTAAAGTCTATATTAAATAGCTTAAATATAGAGCCTATAAAGTTTCATGGTCTTAGAAAAACTTACGCAACTAGACTTTTTGAGAATGATGTCCCTCCTAAAACTGTACAAGTTTTAATGGGTCATTATGATATATCCATAACTTTAAATATATATACTCAAGTTATGGAAGATAAAAAAGTAGAAGCTGTAGAAAAGTTGGATAAAATATTTTCATTGTAA
- a CDS encoding Fic family protein yields the protein MNKSYIPKYMYKFPTNLPNGDKKYTLTYIRRMISEFVYDMGNLENNPFTFPEVQTLLDGITVGGHKLSDQNQILNIKSSWDYVIKLSNKENLCLNKDTICSIHKIVAKDEALIVGDFRNGNIGIAGTTQYECIEATLLNDLFASDINIINKITNPLEKAIIINLWLSYCQFFYDGNKRTARLTSNLILISNDIGVLSIPAKHKQEYNTLMLNFYETLEADEVIRFLLEKCITFFDGYNYKSYKELFKNGN from the coding sequence ATGAATAAATCATATATACCAAAATACATGTATAAATTCCCTACTAACCTACCTAATGGAGATAAAAAATATACTTTAACATACATTAGAAGAATGATAAGTGAATTTGTATATGATATGGGTAACCTAGAAAATAACCCCTTTACATTCCCAGAAGTACAAACATTACTTGATGGTATAACAGTAGGTGGACATAAATTAAGTGACCAAAATCAAATACTAAATATCAAATCATCATGGGATTATGTAATAAAATTAAGTAACAAAGAAAACTTATGTTTAAATAAAGATACAATTTGCTCTATACATAAAATAGTTGCAAAGGATGAAGCTCTAATCGTTGGAGATTTTAGAAATGGTAACATAGGTATAGCTGGTACTACTCAATATGAGTGCATAGAAGCCACTCTATTAAATGATTTATTTGCAAGTGACATAAATATCATAAATAAAATAACTAACCCCTTAGAAAAGGCTATAATAATAAATTTATGGTTGTCCTATTGTCAATTCTTTTATGATGGTAACAAAAGAACTGCTAGACTTACCTCAAACCTAATACTTATAAGTAATGATATAGGAGTTCTATCAATACCAGCTAAACATAAACAAGAATACAACACATTAATGCTAAACTTCTATGAAACACTAGAAGCTGATGAAGTTATAAGATTCTTATTAGAGAAATGTATTACATTCTTTGATGGATATAACTATAAATCATATAAGGAGCTGTTTAAAAATGGCAACTAA
- a CDS encoding helix-turn-helix domain-containing protein, with protein MNNTIGEKIKQYRKSVNMSRDELSNKIGCSVHAIAKYEQNQRMPSLDMIRKIATALSIAINKLIVEENDLDTLTNNNINLKVFNKEFDLVIHILENYDYDIKTDYKTKFEITDNTDTIKPININFSNFKNFSKNLNWVINGLVENFIQENSNGLIEDED; from the coding sequence ATGAATAATACAATCGGAGAAAAAATTAAACAATATAGAAAATCGGTAAATATGTCAAGGGATGAGCTATCCAACAAGATTGGTTGTTCAGTTCATGCTATAGCTAAATATGAGCAAAATCAAAGAATGCCTAGTCTAGATATGATAAGAAAAATAGCTACTGCTTTATCAATTGCTATAAATAAACTCATTGTTGAAGAAAATGATTTAGATACTTTAACAAATAATAATATTAATTTAAAAGTATTTAATAAAGAGTTTGATTTAGTAATTCACATATTAGAAAATTATGATTATGATATAAAAACAGACTATAAAACAAAGTTTGAAATTACAGATAATACAGATACAATAAAACCAATTAACATAAACTTCTCTAATTTCAAAAACTTCTCTAAAAATCTAAATTGGGTGATAAATGGTCTTGTTGAAAATTTTATACAAGAAAACTCTAATGGTCTTATTGAAGATGAGGATTAA
- a CDS encoding helix-turn-helix transcriptional regulator → MIILQIGKNLKNIRKQKELTQIQLAEISGISRNALINYENDKRIPSIDTLSKLAKALKIEKTIFYFDIENEVMTNEDVLYFLQSLFPEEYYSFDEFLNAISNLMEDDDIRITSSLLLGAWSDKDQYYKLGEKLELNENQVYNWILSDCISNTELDFSLHPDDIKEIIKNDVLTKQSIDELLDIGLSEENIETIYDYFSDPTDNGSNIRLKKLISQKENIAIKNNDYFKLLQENNELKEKNEKLENTLKEIKKLLNKI, encoded by the coding sequence GTGATAATATTGCAAATTGGAAAAAACTTAAAAAATATAAGAAAACAAAAAGAACTAACACAGATTCAACTTGCTGAAATTAGTGGCATCTCAAGAAATGCTCTAATAAATTATGAAAATGATAAAAGAATCCCTAGTATAGATACCTTATCAAAACTCGCTAAAGCTTTGAAAATTGAAAAGACTATCTTTTATTTTGATATTGAAAATGAAGTAATGACTAATGAAGATGTTTTATACTTTTTACAGTCTTTATTCCCAGAAGAATACTATTCTTTTGATGAATTTTTAAATGCTATTTCAAATCTTATGGAAGATGATGATATTAGAATTACCTCAAGTTTATTGCTAGGTGCTTGGTCTGATAAAGACCAATATTATAAACTTGGTGAAAAATTAGAACTAAATGAAAATCAAGTTTATAATTGGATACTTTCAGATTGTATATCTAATACTGAATTAGATTTTTCATTACATCCTGATGACATAAAAGAAATTATTAAAAATGATGTTCTTACAAAACAATCAATTGATGAATTATTAGATATTGGTCTATCAGAAGAAAATATAGAAACAATCTATGATTACTTTAGTGACCCAACAGATAATGGGAGTAATATTCGACTAAAAAAATTAATATCTCAAAAAGAAAATATTGCTATTAAAAATAATGATTACTTTAAATTATTACAAGAAAATAATGAATTAAAGGAAAAAAATGAAAAGCTTGAAAATACACTTAAAGAAATAAAAAAACTACTAAATAAAATATAA
- a CDS encoding helix-turn-helix domain-containing protein encodes MGINLKIFRIKKGLKQQELADRVGISRYYLSNLETGKANNPSNDLMIKLSRALDTTVEELFFSKEE; translated from the coding sequence ATGGGAATCAATTTAAAAATATTTAGGATTAAAAAAGGTCTAAAGCAACAAGAACTAGCAGATAGAGTTGGTATATCAAGATATTATTTGTCAAACTTGGAAACAGGTAAGGCTAATAATCCAAGCAATGATTTGATGATTAAACTATCTAGAGCTTTAGATACAACAGTAGAAGAATTATTTTTTAGTAAGGAGGAATAA
- a CDS encoding AAA family ATPase, translating to MKNTEAEQSILGSILLDSTIVEELEQMLNEDMFYHDGHKYIFNAIKEINKRNEVIDIITLTEELKRKGHLNNIGGISYITSLSTIVPTVSNFMSYVSIVIEKYKNRNIIDKFNKFNLGEIDDNTLIYQLENDINKANQKLIKKDSSITAISERAFEYINDEINEGIKTGIKFLDDTIGGLYGGELTTIAAKSGRGKTALALQILRNVIFQGKKVLFISGEMSDVQILFRNIASLTGISVVKMKNRNLNDDEIVKYIQALSIINQENNLYINDSVNTVSGIKREIKSIKPSLVIIDYLQILDYEGKEVGEAKFADLSRQIKKITLDFNIPVIQLAQLNDELKDERPKGDRVMRSSKQIYMDSNSVIYIHRPTEKEA from the coding sequence ATTAAAAATACAGAAGCAGAGCAATCAATATTAGGAAGCATTTTATTAGATTCAACAATAGTGGAAGAGTTAGAGCAAATGTTAAATGAAGACATGTTTTATCATGATGGACATAAATACATATTTAATGCTATAAAAGAAATAAATAAGAGAAATGAAGTAATAGATATAATAACTCTTACAGAAGAATTAAAGAGAAAAGGTCATTTGAATAATATTGGAGGTATAAGCTATATCACTAGTTTGTCAACAATAGTTCCAACAGTATCAAATTTCATGAGTTATGTAAGTATAGTTATTGAAAAATACAAAAATAGAAATATAATTGATAAATTCAATAAGTTCAATCTTGGAGAAATAGATGATAATACTCTTATATATCAGTTAGAAAATGATATAAATAAGGCTAATCAGAAATTAATAAAAAAGGATTCAAGTATAACAGCCATATCAGAGAGAGCATTTGAATATATAAATGATGAAATAAATGAAGGTATTAAGACTGGAATAAAGTTCTTAGATGATACTATAGGAGGTTTATATGGGGGTGAACTAACTACAATAGCAGCTAAAAGTGGAAGAGGTAAAACAGCATTGGCGTTACAAATACTTAGAAATGTAATATTTCAAGGTAAGAAAGTACTTTTTATAAGTGGAGAAATGAGCGATGTACAGATTCTGTTTAGAAATATAGCCTCACTAACTGGAATATCAGTTGTAAAAATGAAAAATAGAAATCTAAACGATGATGAAATAGTCAAATATATACAAGCTTTAAGCATAATAAATCAAGAAAATAATCTTTATATAAATGACTCTGTAAATACAGTATCAGGAATAAAGAGAGAAATAAAGAGTATTAAGCCTAGTTTAGTAATAATTGACTATTTGCAAATTTTGGATTATGAAGGTAAAGAAGTAGGAGAAGCTAAATTTGCTGACTTATCAAGGCAAATAAAAAAGATTACTTTAGATTTTAATATACCAGTTATTCAGCTTGCTCAATTAAATGATGAATTGAAAGATGAAAGACCTAAAGGGGATAGGGTAATGAGAAGCTCAAAGCAGATATATATGGATTCTAATTCAGTTATATATATTCATAGACCTACAGAAAAAGAAGCATGA
- a CDS encoding PmeII family type II restriction endonuclease, which produces MTELEKQKILDKSKDFFTNILVANHKKNTIKLNLKAFNINPFLVKYLASFLTGSNKPEDIAKALIYPRVLGTSINTSFGTNLQKFCITTLDGFASTTSGIDIEFIDCIDGRRKFCQIKAGPNTINKDDVKTIIDHFSSVKRLARTNGLSLSYNDLIVGVFYGTENELNAHYKKINEEYPVIVGQDFWYRLTGDENFYFDLIDTIAQSALEEDCTILLNDTISNLADEISKDKSLFNQK; this is translated from the coding sequence ATGACTGAATTAGAAAAACAAAAAATACTAGATAAATCCAAAGATTTTTTTACAAATATTTTGGTTGCTAATCATAAAAAGAATACTATTAAGTTAAATTTAAAAGCATTTAATATAAATCCTTTTTTAGTTAAATACTTAGCTAGTTTCTTAACAGGATCAAATAAACCTGAAGATATTGCTAAAGCATTGATTTATCCAAGAGTTCTAGGCACTTCGATTAATACGTCCTTCGGAACTAATTTACAAAAATTCTGTATTACCACTTTAGATGGTTTTGCCTCTACAACTTCTGGCATTGATATAGAGTTTATTGATTGTATTGATGGTAGAAGAAAATTCTGTCAAATTAAAGCTGGACCAAACACTATTAATAAAGACGATGTTAAAACTATAATTGACCACTTTAGCTCAGTTAAAAGACTTGCTAGAACAAATGGACTTTCATTATCTTATAATGACTTAATTGTCGGCGTTTTTTATGGAACAGAAAATGAGCTTAATGCTCACTATAAAAAAATTAATGAAGAGTATCCAGTAATTGTTGGTCAAGATTTTTGGTATAGACTTACTGGCGATGAAAACTTTTATTTTGATTTAATAGATACAATTGCTCAATCTGCTTTAGAAGAGGATTGTACTATTTTACTTAATGATACAATATCCAATCTAGCTGATGAAATTTCTAAAGATAAATCTTTATTCAATCAAAAGTAA
- the dcm gene encoding DNA (cytosine-5-)-methyltransferase, whose protein sequence is MKKITIDKNRVRKIMKEKNIRSQNQLALNMGITKNQLSAILSEKFTPIKSNVEKLCEVLDIGFDEIMCLEDVNEKQLKFTNICSSNEDCIEHRDCTYKELSEYELNPKKGNKSNKHVDISNVLAKRAYTCVELFAGAGGLALGLEKAGFKDVGLVEWDKYACDTLKLNRPDWNVIQGDIVKIAENGIKNYIDNNIEIDLLSGGYPCQAFSYAGKKLGLEDVRGTLFYSYAKILEELKPKVFLAENVRGLVSHDDGKTLKTMIDVFSEIGYNVKYEILKAVNYGVAQKRERVIIIGTRKDLSHVDFKFPKPFEYIATLRDALKNVPKSEGARYPEKKKKVLDMVPPGGCWIDLPEKVARDYMGKSYYSGGGKRGMARRISWDEPCLTLTCSPAQKQTERCHPDETRPFTTREYARIQSFPDEWEFTGSVSQVYKQIGNAVPVKLGKAVGLSIVDYLNKIEVYSNEEVAITEEEYVI, encoded by the coding sequence ATGAAAAAAATAACTATTGATAAAAATAGAGTGAGAAAAATTATGAAAGAGAAAAATATAAGAAGTCAGAATCAACTGGCATTAAATATGGGCATAACTAAGAATCAGTTATCTGCAATATTATCAGAAAAATTTACACCTATAAAAAGCAATGTAGAAAAATTATGTGAAGTGTTAGATATTGGATTTGATGAAATTATGTGTTTGGAAGATGTAAATGAAAAGCAACTGAAATTTACAAATATTTGTAGCAGTAATGAAGATTGTATAGAGCATAGAGATTGTACATATAAAGAACTCAGTGAATATGAATTAAATCCTAAAAAGGGAAATAAAAGTAATAAACATGTAGATATAAGCAATGTATTAGCTAAAAGAGCATATACATGTGTTGAATTATTTGCAGGAGCAGGAGGATTAGCATTAGGCCTTGAAAAAGCTGGCTTTAAAGATGTAGGATTAGTAGAATGGGATAAATATGCTTGTGATACATTAAAATTAAATAGACCAGATTGGAATGTTATACAGGGTGACATTGTTAAAATAGCAGAAAATGGAATAAAAAATTATATTGATAATAATATAGAGATAGATTTGCTATCAGGTGGTTATCCATGCCAGGCATTTAGCTATGCGGGTAAGAAGTTAGGGTTAGAGGACGTAAGAGGGACATTATTTTATTCCTATGCTAAAATTCTAGAAGAGTTAAAGCCTAAGGTGTTTTTAGCAGAGAATGTTAGAGGTCTTGTATCTCATGATGATGGAAAAACATTAAAGACTATGATAGATGTATTTAGTGAGATTGGATACAATGTAAAATATGAGATACTAAAGGCTGTAAACTATGGAGTTGCACAAAAGAGAGAAAGAGTTATTATAATAGGAACAAGAAAAGATTTGTCACATGTGGATTTTAAGTTCCCTAAACCGTTTGAATATATTGCTACATTAAGAGATGCACTTAAAAATGTTCCAAAATCTGAAGGAGCTAGATATCCTGAGAAGAAGAAAAAAGTGTTAGATATGGTACCACCAGGTGGTTGTTGGATAGATTTACCAGAGAAGGTGGCAAGAGATTATATGGGAAAAAGCTATTATAGTGGTGGTGGAAAAAGAGGTATGGCAAGGAGAATAAGTTGGGATGAACCATGCCTAACTTTAACATGTAGTCCTGCACAAAAGCAAACTGAAAGGTGTCATCCAGATGAGACTAGACCATTCACAACTAGAGAGTATGCTAGAATTCAAAGTTTTCCTGATGAATGGGAGTTTACAGGGTCAGTTAGTCAGGTGTACAAGCAGATAGGAAATGCAGTTCCTGTTAAACTAGGAAAGGCCGTTGGATTAAGTATAGTAGATTATCTTAATAAAATAGAAGTATATAGTAATGAAGAAGTCGCAATAACTGAAGAAGAGTATGTAATTTAA